A single Primulina eburnea isolate SZY01 chromosome 11, ASM2296580v1, whole genome shotgun sequence DNA region contains:
- the LOC140804322 gene encoding protein PHR1-LIKE 1-like — MSTSFGVLSSPFEEKFPKLPDSPQVTLGRELTTNLTSLSPMTPSCSDKTVYSPNSCQLAKSSMISESLKDGDSFVSYQHSFLQASESSGYSMDTEEVSWDNDATQNFLDIPLNIHVQDELVECRGVLASDGHGRNTDWHEWADQLIKVDDTLDTNWSDLLVDVNVPDLNAELLELPPDVCHRQIHQHQNSPTSGGQCCSVLSSPRAAPLTKARMRWTPELHEVFVDAVSKLGGNERATPKAVLKLMNVEGLTIYHVKSHLQKYRTARYKPESSEGASEKKSKNVAEMMSLDLKTTMGITEALRLQMEVQKQLHEQLEIQRNLQLRIEEQGKHLQKIFEQQRKMEENKSKASLQNSNELSQCQMVENPPSSGNDKPGPSINDRSNIKEVTSDPCLPTDQEYSCKNSLSPKRESFEDHELDSSGFDRPLIKQRAKFNGKEPVE; from the exons ATGTCCACATCTTTTGGGGTCTTGTCTTCTCCATTCGAAGAAAAGTTTCCGAAGCTGCCAGATTCGCCTCAGGTTACTTTAGGTCGAGAACTGACTACTAATTTAACGTCCTTAAGTCCTATGACACCCTCCTGTAGTGACAAAACTGTTTACTCGCCTAATTCTTGTCAATTGGCTAAGTCATCAATGATTTCTGAATCACTGAAAGATGGGGATTCTTTTGTATCATACCAACATTCCTTCCTGCAAGCTAGCGAATCAAGTGGCTATTCTATGGATACCGAAGAAGTTTCTTGGGATAATGATGCGACCCAAAATTTTCTGGACATTCCCTTGAATATTCATGTTCAGGATGAATTGGTGGAATGTAGAGGTGTATTGGCATCAGATGGACATGGTAGGAATACAGATTGGCACGAATGGGCGGATCAATTGATCAAAGTCGATGATACACTGGACACGAATTGGAGTGATCTTCTTGTTGATGTCAATGTTCCAGACCTCAATGCCGAG TTACTGGAATTGCCACCTGATGTATGCCATCGGCAAATTCATCAGCATCAGAATTCTCCCACCTCAGGAGGACAATGCTGTTCTGTACTTAGCTCTCCTCGTGCTGCACCTTTAACCAAAGCTCGAATGCGATGGACACCGGAACTTCATGAAGTTTTCGTGGATGCTGTGTCTAAGCTTGGTGGTAATGAAC GAGCTACACCAAAAGCTGTCTTGAAACTCATGAATGTTGAAGGCCTGACCATTTATCATGTGAAAAGCCACTTGCAG AAATATAGAACTGCAAGATACAAGCCAGAGTCATCAGAAG GAGCGTCGGAGAAGAAGTCAAAAAATGTGGCAGAGATGATGTCCCTGGACTTGAAGAC GACCATGGGAATAACTGAAGCGCTTAGACTGCAGATGGAAGTGCAGAAGCAACTCCATGAACAACTTGAG ATTCAAAGAAATCTTCAATTGCGAATTGAAGAACAAGGGAAACATCTTCAAAAGATCTTTGAGCAGCAGAGAAAGATGGAAGAAAACAAGTCTAAAGCATCATTACAAAACTCAAACGAGCTTTCGCAGTGTCAAATGGTTGAGAATCCACCTTCCTCTGGTAACGACAAGCCAGGGCCCTCCATCAATGACCGTTCCAACATAAAAGAAGTTACATCAGATCCATGCCTTCCCACAGATCAAGAATATTCATGTAAGAACTCATTGTCACCCAAAAGGGAATCCTTCGAGGATCATGAACTTGATTCTAGTGGATTTGATCGTCCATTGATAAAGCAACGAGCTAAGTTCAACGGAAAAGAACCAGTTGAGTGA